The window cgagacctcttccgcgatcgcgaagaatacagacctgggcagaaacttttAAAAACGGGACTTAAGCTATTTTATCTCATAttttccattgttgggcgattcctggagctcttagagaggggatttcacttagcactttgaggtaagtaatttctacataatgtgagttaaatacataatttaagggtagattataacatgtaaattagtgaaaatcatgggtttaggtgaaaacctatgtttttgataaaaatgagatttaaccacgaaatgcgttatgaaatttagtaaaaatcatatatttatgttcctaaggttatgggtaacaactttctttagaAACTTctggaatccggacacgtgggctaGGGGTGAATTTTATGAATGTTGCAATTTatgttgggtaatcacttaaatggtggaattatgaacttttgagcatagattgattagtttatgtaatgtttgactagtttcaagtcatttggcgtcaaatttggaggtttgagcgcgttcttgaattaGGAAGTAGACTTTGAGgctgaggtaagtctcctttctaattttgtaagagggaattaaccccataggtgaattaaataattGTCTGTAcgtaattgtgggggctacgtacgtacgaggtgacgagagtccgtacgtagctactattatgctattgtcccggtagtctaggacccgtatcatgctatacttggaatgtttgtgcccttacttgctaatataatcacttagtcatgatagaaattgataaaagaattgtataaggttaaattaacttacttgaaggtttgtatgagatacttgactgtaaatgagaaacttgtattttcttgaaaataattgtatttgtggatcgggcctagcgcctcggtagtaaatagatgcatctatggttcgcgccgttcgaccctgcggcagtgcacaatttaatattatgttggaccgggccatacgacctcggcataattgcaCATGCTAATTACTTAGAAATTCTCCATGATTTattctgcttaaatgccttgaaatgtaagttgctAAATTGTATTACCgaaatttatgttataattatgaAAAAAGGACTTATCTCTTCCTGTTGTTGAACTAACAGTATCATTCATTATATCCATGTTTAGCATagtactttaattatattattattggcctagtaagtgtcaagtcgacccctcgtcactacttcttcgaggttaggcgggatacttactgggtacatgttatttatgtactcatactgcacttctgtacttaattgtacaggatctgaggctggtgcatctagttacccgcccggcGCGCATACTTGATCTTGGACtgagacttcacggtgagttgCTGAGTCGTTCAGTAGCATGCCAAAGTTTCTCTTTTGTGTTTATCTGTATATTCTGTTTCACACAataggatagtcatcttttgtatattctactagttaccCACATACtttgacaccagatcttggcacgtattagtagactttggtttttgggttgtaattcaatagttataactgcttcgagaggtcttgcggatcggtgcagagacgtccgtacttatcttcgagaggctatggggtgttaggaaactactcatttttcatctcctatcatgcaatTGACGGTATACTAAATTTCCTTCTtctactctctcacagatggtgatgacgCATACAGTGGACATTCCAGACCCGGAGGGGCTGCTCCccccgttgctagaggccgaggtagaggccgggggagggaaCCGGCtagaggtaggggacgagggcgTCCCAGAGTTGCCCTAGTAGCACCACCAGCGGATACagtggaggatcctattattgaggagcagggcgaggtgcccacAGTAGAGCCAGTCCCGGTAGATTTCATGACggcaccgggctttcaggaggtcatggggcGTATGCTAcgattcatggattctatgacccaggctggtttatttccagcagacccagccacatctcaggagggagggggagcacagaccacTACTGCCCAGGCTCCCGGGCATGCGGCTGCAGTGTATCAGACTCTGGGTGCATTACCTGCGAACGGGGCAAAGCCAGTTGTAGCAATCGCACCTAAGCTTAGACCGATTGCGGACGGCAATCCACAGAAGTTATTGGATAGGTAGACTAGGttacaccctcctgtcttcggaGGCGAGCGTCATGAGAATGCCCCGGATtttattgataggtgcagggatagactgcacaacatgacgATACTCGAGTCTCATGGGATTGACTTTACTACTATCCAGCTGGATggtagggcccgtagatggtgtcagtcttatcttcttggcagaccagcgggctctcctcccatgacttggatcCAGTTCACACAGcgtttcctggataggtatattccaccctccaagagggaagagttgcggtatcCATTTGAGCAGCTTGAGCacggtcagatgttagtgaccgactatgaggcgaggttttctgagttgtctctccatgcacttatgatacttcctacggatacagagagagtgcggaggtttgttgcggggctACACTCCGTTATTAGGGCTAATATGGCCCGAggggttgagatggggacttcttatcagctggtagtggagattgctcggaggattgagggctaccgtTAGAGGGGGATAGAGCAGACACAGCAAGATAAGAGGGCCCGtttctctggagagtttagaggtgccctggctaggggcagaggtcagtttgggaggggtcagcctagcagggCCTCATATTcatcaccaccacctcctcgacgTGCTCCAGCGTgcccctatttcagtgccatgccataGAGTTTTTACCGCCCACCAGCCgtccagggttcttccagtgggtactcaGGTCACCAGGGTTCATCCAGCCCCTATTTTAGTGCCATGCCGAAGAGTTCATACTGCCTATCGGCTATTCAGGCTTCTTCCATTGGGTCGACAAGCCATCAGGGTCAAACATTAGGGCAGCATATTGCCGCACCGAGGGgctgttttgagtgtggagatctCAGTCACATggggagattctgccccaggcttcgggatAAGGCAGTGCAGCAAGGCCAGCAGCCCATGATTTCAGCATCGGCTGTCCGGCCGCCTAGGGGCAGAGGGAAGACTGGTaagggccatcctagaggtggaggccaggcagggggAGCCCAGTCAGCTACTATTCAGTCAGGCGGGAGCCAGCCCGCCGGCGCTCCAGCCAAATTCTATGCTTTttcagccagaccagatgcattggcctcagatgccgtgatcacagttattatttttgtatgcggtagggatgcttcggtattatttgatccagggtctacctattcatatgtgtcatctctgttcgctcattttctggatattcctcgCGAGTCCTTCGGTActtctgtttatgtgtccactcctgtaggcgattctgtggttgtggaccggatctaccggtcctgtgtggtcacgttctgtggttacgagactagagcaAACCTTCTGCTacttgatatgatcgactttgaggtcatcctgggcatggactagttatctccatatcacgccatccttgatttccatgccaagactattaccttagcaATGCCAGAATTATCGatattagagtggaagggttcctcACTTAGTACAGCTAGTCGGgtcatctcttttctgaaggctcgacatgtggtcgagaagggttgttggcttatctagcttatgtttgggacaccaccgcagagtctccgacgattgatttAGTGCTAGTAGTCCGGGAGTttgccgatgtgtttccttctaatcTTCCAGGCTTgccgccagatcgtgatattgattttcgtattgatttggctccaggaacccggcctatatctatcccaccgtaccgtatggctctgaaagaattgaagaagttgaaggaacaacttaagGAGTTGCTatcaaaggggttcgtcagaccgagtgtgtcgccttggagcGCACTagtgctatttgtgaagaagaaagatgggactatgcggatgtgcattaattaccactagttgaacaaggttaccatcaagaacaagtacccactgccGCGTATCGATGATTTGTTCGACCAGCTGCAGGGTGCAAGggtattttctaagatcgacttgagatcgggttaccattagttgaagattcgggactcagatgttccgaagactgt is drawn from Nicotiana tomentosiformis chromosome 12, ASM39032v3, whole genome shotgun sequence and contains these coding sequences:
- the LOC138903261 gene encoding uncharacterized protein encodes the protein MTILESHGIDFTTIQLDGRARRWCQSYLLGRPAGSPPMTWIQFTQRFLDRYIPPSKREELRYPFEQLEHGQMLVTDYEARFSELSLHALMILPTDTERVRRFVAGLHSVIRANMARGVEMGTSYQLVVEIARRIEGYR
- the LOC138903262 gene encoding uncharacterized protein, with amino-acid sequence MPKSSYCLSAIQASSIGSTSHQGQTLGQHIAAPRGCFECGDLSHMGRFCPRLRDKAVQQGQQPMISASAVRPPRGRGKTGKGHPRGGGQAGGAQSATIQSGGSQPAGAPAKFYAFSARPDALASDAVITVIIFVCGRDASVLFDPGSTYSYVSSLFAHFLDIPRESFGTSVYVSTPVGDSVVVDRIYRSCVVTFCGYETRANLLLLDMIDFEVILGMD